The Tenrec ecaudatus isolate mTenEca1 chromosome 4, mTenEca1.hap1, whole genome shotgun sequence region AGCTTAAAGATAATAACAACCTACGTGCCCATTAACAGAGCAATGAATAAACAAGGTGTGCTCAATACATACAATAGAATATCACCCggccataaagagaaataaatTTCAGATATAAACTACAACACAcaaacattatgctaagtgaaatatgtCTTACACACAAGGGTAAATCTGTATGGTCCCACTTACAAGAAATGTCTAGACTAGGCAAATTCGCCAAGACTAAATGTTTTGGTGGTTCCCGGGGAGGGTGAAAGAGGAAATGGGAAGTTACTGCAGAAGGGACACGGAGTGTCCGTTAAACTGacagtggtgatggttgtacaacccagtgaatgtaattaatgtcattgAATGACCATAACAAtggttgaaatggcaaatgttttgtgatAGCTATAAAAATTAATATCTATGGAGACTCTATGCATCTGCTAACAATCCAAAGTTGACCTGTGTCCATATATTCTGAGAGGAAGAAAGTCCAATAGATATTAAGAAATATTATCTATATAAtaccaatttttaaaacttttatataAAGCACAAATGGCTTGATTTCAACAACTGATGTGTAAAGCAATAGAAAGTAGGCATTTACAGATTAAAAGATATTTAATAGACTAATATTAATCTTATGAACCTTATTTACATGTAAGTTCAATGAAACAATAAGAAAATGGCATCTGATGATGTTAGGAAAATATTGTTATAGAAGTGGTAGAAATGTGAGACTTGTACAAGGGCTTCCATGGAAAATAATGAAGTTGAACTCCGAGATGCTGATGGACTCTACTGAGACGGGGGTCAATATGAACACTAAATGTCTTACTTACTCCTACCCCACACTCGCTATGTCAATAATACCTTATATATAGTTTTTCAAGTTATTTCATATAGATCAGTCCTTTCTCCCCACAATTAAGATGATAAGCTCCTGAAATCAAGAGCCCATCTTACACTTACTTCATTCATGTCTACACAGCCCTCAGCACTCACGAGTGAACGGGCTCACTCACCCCCGAACTTCAACTACCAGCACTGTGCCATGTCACCAGCAAAGGCACACTACATtgggaaacacacacaaaaaatgatcTCCAATCTTTAAAagcagttgtttttgtttttgtttttcagttgaaACTCGTTTCCCTTTTATTAAGACACAAGTTATTCTTACATGGTTTGGTACTCAATAAAGGAAAAGGGTTCAAAAAGGTAATTATGTTATTTTCAGTATTTCCAGGTGACTGTTGACAAGCAAGTAGCAATACCAATAAatccttgggaagcccacctgtgGGCGTTTACACTTTATCAAGGCCCAGTTCCTCTGGAGTGGAGATTCCCAGTTTGTTTAAAGTTGGTCTAAGTTCCTGGATGACATAGGGGTAGATTTCCTTATGAGGTCCTGCTTTGTCCTTAACGACCTCTAGGATGCGAACAGCACTAGCAAAATCGTTGAGCTGTCTGCACGCTCCCAAAGCAGCATCGATGATTTTGGGCTTTGGGACCAGATCATAACCAACCAGTGTGTTCATCCCTTTGCGCAATTCCCAGGCATCGATATTCGGCTTGTTAAAGTATGTCACCCAGCGAGCATCAAACTCCTCATCTGTCTCGTGAGACCCATGGGAGTAGCAGCGAAGTGACTGGACAGCGGCGGCGGGGCCGGGGGCCTGGACGGCGTGCCGAAAGCCTCGAGGGCCGGCCCGGGCGGCCGCGGCAGCGCAGCGTTGGAGAGCAGCGCCCAGCATGACTGCGATGGCGGCACGCTGGCGAAAGCTCTAAAAgcagttttaaaaaatgttttccttagAAACTTTTCAGAGAGCTTAAAGTTAAACTGAACCATACATCATAAAGAAATAATTTAGAAATGCATGAAGGCCTATTTATAATGGCATTATAATGAATTTTTTTAGCTTACATAAGAGCTTGTCCTTTCTAAAAATAATTATTCTCCTAAACTCTTAAATGGTAGTAGAATGTATAAAACATATGAGAATGAAACACACTGCCTGATACTGACTGTAACTATTACAtatgggagcttcaaaaagtttgtggaaaaaattccattatcttttcatttcatttttccatgaacttgttgaGGGCCACTTGAGGTTAGGGGGGTGGGCTTAAAATTACAATCTGAAGATAAAAATATGCACCTTCAATAAACCCAGTCCAtattaaagaattttgaaaaaccaatgaGCTAGATTAGTGATAAAATATTCAATGCAACCTCCTAATTAATTTTCTAACCATATTTCTTTGACTAATAATACCCCAGCTGATGACAATTCCACAGAGGTCAaatggtaaacctttatcactGACAGTCAAGAATCTAATGTAGCAAGACTTAAGTGTATGCTTAGCTTTTAGAGGAAAATTCAAAAGTTCTGTCTGAGTAAAGCTGTGAAACACTCCTTGCCTGTCTACTTCATGCAATGTATCCTATTCATGAGTAAACGAAACCTTGACTGTCTCCCAAAAGAATAAAGGTAGGTGTGTATTGGTGTGTGAAGGCCTTAGAAAGAATAACAGCATCAACTGTATCCATTACTGAGCGTGACAATAGGTGCGAGACACTACCCCAAGTGCTAAACATGTGTTAGCTCGGAATGCTCACACAAGCCAGCTTTTCCAGATGATGACACTGAAGCCCAAAGAGGTGACATTACTAGGCTAAGAGGTT contains the following coding sequences:
- the LOC142447247 gene encoding cytochrome c oxidase subunit 5A, mitochondrial-like — protein: MLGAALQRCAAAAARAGPRGFRHAVQAPGPAAAVQSLRCYSHGSHETDEEFDARWVTYFNKPNIDAWELRKGMNTLVGYDLVPKPKIIDAALGACRQLNDFASAVRILEVVKDKAGPHKEIYPYVIQELRPTLNKLGISTPEELGLDKV